AGTATTTGCTCATGAACAATATCTAAATGGAGCATCACATTCTTTAATTGCTATTTTAGAGGGATTAAAAGAAGTATATGAATTTTTGGTAATAGTGCCTGATTATGGCTTAATGGTTGATGAACTGAAAAGAATAAATGTAAATTTCGAGATATTAAATTTGCCAAGATGTGGTTACTTTAATTATTCATCCTTTCAAAATCATGTAAAGGAAATAAGACTTTATTATAAACGTAAAAAGGTAATCACAAAAAGACTGTTTTTGATAGCGGAAAACTTTCTTCCAGATTTAATTTATACAAATACTTCTGTTTTATCATTAGGTTACGATTTGTCAAAAAAAATAAATAAGCCTCATATTTGGCATATCAGAGAATATGGAGATAAAGATTTTAATATTTTCTACATTCCATCAAGAAGCTTAATTGTGAGTAAAATTAGAAAAAGTGATGTTTCAATTTTTACAACAAATTTGCTAAAAAAGCATTGGTTGGGAGAAAAGAAGCATAATTCTGAAATCATATACAATGGGGTTTTGGAACAAAAAGAAGTTCCTTTTAAGAAAAAAAGCAACAAGTTGATTACAATTGGAGTTGTGGGATTCATTATGGACACTAAAAATCAGGATTTCGCCCTACAGGTATTTAGCTCATGTTATAAAAAAAACAGTAATTTGAGATTGAACTTTTACGGAGATATTTTTACAGATCGTTATTACAAAACCTTAGAAAACTTTATTGAAATAAATAAATTATCAGATGCTGTTAGTTTTTTGGGTTATGTATCCAATGAGATAATATATAACGAAATAGATATATTAATGAGTTGTGCTAATAATGAAGCTTTTGGAAGAACTTTAATAGAAGCAATGAGTTATAAAATACCGGTATTAGCCAGAAATAGTGGTGGACCATCTGAAATATTAAATGACAACTACGATTTATCCCTATATGATACTATTGATGAAGCAGTTTTTAAAATGAATAATTTAGTTAATAATAGCAGGTTGTATAAGAAATCTTCAGAGGCTGGGTATAAGTTAGCTATGAGTTCTTTTTCTAAAAATAATTATATAGAAAAGACTGCCTTTATTTTTAATAAAACAATAAATGAATAAGATTAAACCGATTGCAATTTATTTACCTCAATTTCATCCTTTTAAAGAAAATAATGAATGGTGGGGAAAAGGGTTTACTGAATGGACAAATGTTAGTAAAGCGAAGCCAAGATTTGAAGGCCATTATCAGCCACATTTACCAGCTGATCTGGGATTCTATGATTTGAGACTGGAGGAATCTAGACTGGCACAGGAACAAATGGCAAAAGATTATGCTATACATGGATTTTGTTATTATCATTATTGGTTCAATGGAAAAAGGTTGTTACATGAACCCCTTGACAGAAAATTAAAGAATGATAAGGAAGATTTTCCTTTCATGATGTGCTGGGCAAATGAAAATTGGACAAGAAGATGGGACGGAGAAGAAGAAGAAGTTCTAATTAAGCAAGATTACAGTTTTGAAGATGATGCTGCTCATTTTAAATTTTTATGCAATAACTACTTTAAAGACTCAAGATATATTAGACATGATGGCAAGCCTGTTTTTTTGGTTTATCGACCTAAACTTTTTAATGATATAAATAAAACTATAGAAATTTGGCGAAATGTAGCAAGAAGTGAGGGTGTCGGAGAAGTGCATTTGGGATATATGCAAAGTTGGGGAATAACTGAAGATCCTTTAAATATGGGCTTTGATTTTGCTGTAGAATTTCAGCCCCGATTCCCAGCTGTAGAAGATAGAAAAAATAATTTTTGGCAAAAAATAGGCAATAAAATTTTTGGAGACTCTTTTGGTTTTGATAAAAAAGAAGTCGAAAATGATGCCGATAGATTGTACGATTATAAAAAATTTGTTGAGGCACAAAAGAGTCATAAATTTAAAAATAATGTAAGTCCTTCACTAATTCCAATGTGGGACAATACTTCAAGGCGAAAGAAAAAAGCATTTGTGTTTACCAATTCGACACCTGAAGAATATGGTAAGTGGCTGAGTTACATTGTGAGCAATTTTCCATGGAAAGCGAATAAAGAAAAATTTTTATTTATTAATGCATGGAATGAATGGGCCGAAGGAAATCATCTTGAACCATGCCAGAAATGGGGTACACAATATCTCGAAGAAACCAGAAAAAATCTGATTATAGATGAAAAATAAAATAAATTTTCTGGCATATTACCTTCCTCAATATCATCCTATACCAGAGAATGATCAATGGTGGGGAAAGGGTTTTACAGAGTGGACAAATGTAACTAAATCAAAACCTCTTTTCGAAGGGCACTATCAGCCAATATTACCAGCTGATCTGGGATTTTATGATTTAAGAATTTCAGAAGTACAAATACAGCAGGCTGAATTGGCAAAAGAATACGGAATTGATGGTTTTGTTTACTATCATTACTGGTTTGGTAACGAAAAAATGCTATTGGAAAAGCCTGCCGAGGCAATGCTCCAAAATAA
The sequence above is drawn from the Flavobacterium sp. N2038 genome and encodes:
- a CDS encoding glycoside hydrolase family 99-like domain-containing protein — translated: MNKIKPIAIYLPQFHPFKENNEWWGKGFTEWTNVSKAKPRFEGHYQPHLPADLGFYDLRLEESRLAQEQMAKDYAIHGFCYYHYWFNGKRLLHEPLDRKLKNDKEDFPFMMCWANENWTRRWDGEEEEVLIKQDYSFEDDAAHFKFLCNNYFKDSRYIRHDGKPVFLVYRPKLFNDINKTIEIWRNVARSEGVGEVHLGYMQSWGITEDPLNMGFDFAVEFQPRFPAVEDRKNNFWQKIGNKIFGDSFGFDKKEVENDADRLYDYKKFVEAQKSHKFKNNVSPSLIPMWDNTSRRKKKAFVFTNSTPEEYGKWLSYIVSNFPWKANKEKFLFINAWNEWAEGNHLEPCQKWGTQYLEETRKNLIIDEK
- a CDS encoding glycosyltransferase family 4 protein; this encodes MIKKSRILVFAHEQYLNGASHSLIAILEGLKEVYEFLVIVPDYGLMVDELKRINVNFEILNLPRCGYFNYSSFQNHVKEIRLYYKRKKVITKRLFLIAENFLPDLIYTNTSVLSLGYDLSKKINKPHIWHIREYGDKDFNIFYIPSRSLIVSKIRKSDVSIFTTNLLKKHWLGEKKHNSEIIYNGVLEQKEVPFKKKSNKLITIGVVGFIMDTKNQDFALQVFSSCYKKNSNLRLNFYGDIFTDRYYKTLENFIEINKLSDAVSFLGYVSNEIIYNEIDILMSCANNEAFGRTLIEAMSYKIPVLARNSGGPSEILNDNYDLSLYDTIDEAVFKMNNLVNNSRLYKKSSEAGYKLAMSSFSKNNYIEKTAFIFNKTINE